The following are from one region of the Paenibacillus sp. JZ16 genome:
- a CDS encoding winged helix-turn-helix transcriptional regulator codes for MENPNKVYNTAVEATLEVIGGKWKPVILFHLTFGKRRNSEFLSLIPQITQKMLTQHLRELEEEGVIVRKTYNQVPPKVEYELSEYGWSLKEILHLMCRWGDIHIERKYGESAMVLEKPAFEDRH; via the coding sequence ATGGAAAATCCTAATAAAGTCTACAATACTGCGGTGGAAGCAACGCTGGAGGTCATTGGCGGGAAGTGGAAACCGGTCATTCTCTTTCATCTTACTTTCGGTAAAAGACGAAATAGCGAATTTTTAAGCCTGATTCCCCAGATCACGCAAAAAATGCTGACACAGCATCTGCGGGAGCTGGAGGAGGAGGGCGTTATCGTACGAAAAACGTACAATCAGGTTCCACCCAAGGTAGAGTATGAACTGAGCGAGTATGGCTGGAGCTTGAAGGAAATTCTCCATTTGATGTGCCGATGGGGCGATATTCATATCGAGCGAAAATACGGCGAATCCGCCATGGTGCTGGAGAAGCCTGCATTTGAGGATCGTCATTAA
- a CDS encoding GTP cyclohydrolase II, translated as MIMDQVRKLLASKLTILKQPECPNIGLVGPVRLPVQLEDHEAVFKWYTWLNTGNSFMDKNDILESLSQADLASHQQSSVLVYGDFANEEHALIRMHSICHTGDIFGSKRCDCGYQLRQSMRMIIENGSGALFYLANHEGRGIGLFPKSLAYLLQDEGCDTVEANLSLGFADDHRSYDEAIRVLQSLRQKPVTLITNNPRKLQSLREKGLLTDHHKSIWGDVSEHNNRYLATKIEKSGHIYDSLVETALL; from the coding sequence ATGATTATGGACCAGGTCAGGAAATTGCTAGCTAGTAAATTAACCATTCTTAAACAGCCGGAATGTCCCAACATCGGTCTTGTTGGTCCCGTTCGGCTCCCTGTGCAGTTGGAGGACCATGAGGCTGTATTTAAATGGTATACATGGTTAAATACAGGCAATTCATTTATGGATAAGAATGACATTCTGGAATCATTATCTCAGGCAGATCTCGCTTCACATCAGCAGTCTTCCGTACTAGTATATGGCGATTTTGCCAATGAGGAGCATGCCTTGATACGGATGCACAGCATTTGCCATACGGGAGACATCTTTGGAAGTAAACGATGCGATTGCGGCTACCAACTGCGGCAATCCATGCGCATGATCATTGAAAACGGTAGTGGAGCTCTCTTTTATTTGGCGAATCACGAGGGTCGCGGAATAGGGCTTTTCCCAAAATCGTTAGCTTATCTTTTGCAAGATGAGGGGTGCGATACTGTAGAGGCCAATCTAAGCCTTGGCTTTGCAGATGACCATCGATCTTATGATGAAGCCATACGTGTACTCCAAAGCTTGCGGCAAAAACCAGTCACCCTTATTACAAACAACCCTAGAAAGCTGCAGTCTTTGCGGGAAAAGGGACTTTTAACCGATCATCATAAATCCATTTGGGGAGATGTATCCGAGCATAATAATCGGTATTTGGCAACGAAGATCGAAAAATCGGGTCATATTTACGACTCTTTGGTGGAGACCGCTTTATTATGA
- the ribD gene encoding bifunctional diaminohydroxyphosphoribosylaminopyrimidine deaminase/5-amino-6-(5-phosphoribosylamino)uracil reductase RibD: MKLDQQFMKLALDLAGTASGKTNPNPVVGALIVKDGQVVGAGVHRKAGEPHAEVHAFRMADGYTEGATLYVTLEPSPQSSPCIELVLNSGVARVVVAMEDPNPKVAGRGIQLLRENGIEVDVGVLGKEAELLNERFVHNMSKRRPFIISQVAMTLDGKIAASTGHSKWVTCDETQLVVHKLRNKVDAILVGINTVLADDPLLTTRLPEESGKNPIRVILDSNLRLPEDAKVTDCSEAMTWVVTKEGADPGRVHMLQQKGIEVLFVPVNRFGLDLHALSDMLYQRGVTDLLVEGGSEVNGSFLRANLIDKWMIYIAPKVLGGRQSFSPYGGSDLELMDDAVRVKIQSVQQIGEDICITAYPNYDYSMSKSSCVTDNLNELSLNSY; the protein is encoded by the coding sequence ATGAAATTAGACCAACAATTTATGAAGCTGGCATTGGATTTGGCAGGTACGGCCAGTGGGAAAACCAATCCGAACCCGGTCGTTGGCGCACTGATAGTCAAAGACGGACAAGTAGTCGGCGCAGGTGTTCATAGAAAGGCTGGGGAACCTCACGCAGAGGTGCACGCATTCCGGATGGCTGATGGGTATACCGAAGGCGCAACGCTCTATGTTACGCTGGAACCAAGCCCTCAATCCTCTCCTTGCATAGAATTAGTCTTAAATTCGGGAGTCGCAAGAGTTGTCGTGGCGATGGAGGATCCGAATCCGAAGGTGGCCGGAAGAGGCATTCAATTATTGAGAGAGAATGGAATAGAAGTTGATGTGGGTGTATTGGGGAAGGAAGCCGAGTTACTTAATGAACGATTCGTGCACAATATGTCAAAACGACGGCCGTTTATCATTTCCCAGGTAGCCATGACGCTTGACGGAAAAATTGCCGCGTCAACGGGGCATTCTAAATGGGTTACATGTGATGAAACACAGCTTGTAGTACATAAATTAAGAAACAAAGTCGACGCCATATTAGTAGGAATTAATACGGTTTTGGCCGATGATCCGCTCCTTACGACCCGACTGCCGGAAGAAAGTGGGAAGAATCCCATACGGGTAATTTTAGATTCGAATTTGAGGTTGCCCGAAGATGCCAAAGTTACCGATTGTTCGGAAGCAATGACATGGGTAGTCACGAAGGAGGGGGCTGATCCGGGAAGAGTACACATGCTGCAGCAAAAAGGAATTGAAGTTCTGTTCGTTCCAGTGAACCGTTTCGGGCTGGACCTCCATGCATTATCGGATATGTTATATCAGCGAGGTGTTACCGACCTGCTGGTAGAAGGAGGCAGCGAAGTAAATGGATCATTCCTTCGAGCCAACCTTATTGATAAATGGATGATTTATATTGCTCCCAAAGTGTTGGGGGGACGGCAATCCTTCTCCCCCTATGGCGGCTCGGATTTGGAATTAATGGATGACGCGGTACGCGTAAAGATTCAATCTGTACAACAAATCGGTGAAGATATTTGCATTACCGCTTATCCGAATTACGATTATTCCATGTCTAAAAGTTCCTGCGTAACAGATAATCTTAATGAACTTTCCTTGAATAGTTATTAG
- a CDS encoding SDR family oxidoreductase, with product MNTDQRSHHSQKTALVVGANGVIGRNLIEYLATLPDWNIVGVSRRGGESTKRISYLSADLLDREDTVAKLSHLSEVTHIFYAAYQDRPTWAELVAPNLAMLVHVVEAIEPIAANLQHVSLMQGYKVYGAHLGPFKTPARETDANHMPPEFNIDQQNFLEERQQGKTWTWSALRPSVVSGFALGNPMNLAMVIAVYASISKELGIPLRFPGKPGAYHSLLEMTDADLLAKATVWAATDERCANQAFNITNGDLFRWNELWPKIAQYFEMETAPPLQMNLEVVMADKEPIWNRMVEKHGLAEHTYQEVSSWKFGDFVFSWDYDFFADGSKARRFGFHEYVDTEAMFMNIFDELRRRKVIP from the coding sequence ATGAATACAGATCAACGTTCACATCATTCGCAAAAGACGGCATTGGTTGTAGGGGCCAACGGGGTGATCGGCCGCAACCTCATCGAATACCTTGCGACGCTTCCCGATTGGAATATCGTCGGCGTATCGCGCCGAGGCGGCGAATCCACGAAACGTATAAGCTATCTATCGGCCGATTTGCTTGATCGCGAGGATACGGTCGCCAAATTAAGTCACTTATCGGAAGTAACGCACATCTTCTATGCCGCCTATCAGGACCGGCCAACTTGGGCCGAGCTCGTTGCCCCGAATCTGGCAATGCTCGTTCATGTTGTGGAAGCTATCGAGCCCATTGCCGCCAACCTGCAGCATGTCAGCCTGATGCAGGGATACAAGGTATACGGCGCTCATCTCGGTCCATTCAAAACGCCAGCACGGGAGACGGATGCAAACCATATGCCGCCAGAATTCAATATCGATCAGCAGAACTTCCTCGAGGAGCGGCAGCAAGGCAAAACCTGGACCTGGTCAGCCCTGCGTCCATCCGTAGTCAGCGGCTTCGCCCTTGGAAATCCGATGAATCTGGCGATGGTCATTGCCGTCTATGCCTCGATTTCGAAAGAGCTCGGCATACCTCTGCGTTTTCCAGGTAAGCCGGGGGCCTATCACAGTCTGCTGGAGATGACCGATGCCGACCTGCTCGCGAAGGCTACAGTATGGGCCGCAACCGATGAACGATGCGCCAATCAAGCATTTAACATCACGAATGGGGATCTGTTCCGTTGGAACGAGTTATGGCCGAAGATTGCGCAGTATTTTGAGATGGAAACCGCACCGCCTCTACAGATGAATCTGGAAGTTGTCATGGCAGATAAAGAGCCGATCTGGAATCGTATGGTTGAGAAGCATGGACTTGCGGAGCACACGTATCAAGAGGTTTCCTCCTGGAAGTTCGGTGATTTTGTGTTCTCATGGGATTATGATTTCTTTGCAGACGGTTCGAAGGCCCGCCGCTTCGGATTTCATGAGTATGTCGATACAGAGGCCATGTTCATGAACATCTTTGACGAGCTCCGGCGGCGTAAAGTCATTCCCTAA
- a CDS encoding aminotransferase-like domain-containing protein, with protein MKKYLSILTDMESKIQEGQYRSGQKLPSVRSAAQSYGCSISTVIRAYTELEKRHAIYSVSQSGYYVVQKDGDSNNMDKSLIDFASASPDVNVFPYLDFQHCLNKAIDTYKYELFTYGDPQGMEKLRRTLVSHLAGAQVFTSAERIMITAGAQQALEILTKMPFPGGKSVILVEQPSYNNYLQLLESEGVPVIGITRTAAGIDLKALEEQFRSGHIKFFYTMSRYHNPLGNTYTAEQRKAIANLAAKYDVYIVEDDYMADLGEERGYDPIYAYNRTSHVVYLKSFSKIIFPGLRLGAVVLPERLLDTFRAFKSYGDTSLLSQAALEIYISNGMYERHKQKIYSQYETRMQALNAAVQRYEGAGWIEAVPGDGGIYKLFKLPQTVNLERLIRRLKERNIHVVSGKLFYLSNNLMREKFIRISISRARLDQIEEGVQAIVEEVKREEGNLW; from the coding sequence ATGAAAAAATATTTATCCATTCTTACCGATATGGAATCGAAAATTCAGGAAGGCCAATATCGTTCAGGGCAGAAGCTTCCTTCCGTTCGAAGTGCGGCACAATCCTACGGGTGCAGCATTAGTACGGTGATTCGTGCTTATACTGAGCTTGAGAAACGGCACGCCATTTATTCGGTTTCGCAAAGCGGTTATTATGTAGTCCAGAAAGATGGGGATTCGAATAACATGGATAAGAGTTTGATTGATTTTGCGTCGGCTTCTCCGGACGTGAACGTATTCCCGTATCTGGATTTTCAGCATTGCCTGAACAAGGCGATTGATACCTATAAATATGAGCTGTTTACCTATGGTGATCCGCAAGGAATGGAGAAACTGCGCCGCACCCTGGTCTCCCATTTGGCAGGAGCTCAAGTGTTCACTTCCGCGGAGAGGATTATGATTACGGCAGGCGCCCAGCAGGCGCTTGAGATTTTGACAAAAATGCCGTTTCCCGGCGGAAAGTCCGTCATTCTGGTCGAACAGCCCAGCTACAATAATTATTTGCAGCTGTTGGAAAGTGAAGGAGTGCCCGTTATCGGAATCACCCGCACGGCAGCGGGGATCGACCTGAAGGCTCTGGAGGAGCAATTTCGATCCGGACATATTAAATTTTTCTATACGATGTCGAGATACCATAATCCGCTGGGCAACACCTACACCGCAGAGCAGAGAAAGGCCATTGCTAACCTGGCGGCGAAATATGATGTTTATATCGTGGAAGACGATTATATGGCTGATCTAGGCGAGGAACGGGGATATGATCCCATCTATGCCTACAACCGAACATCGCATGTGGTGTATTTGAAGAGCTTCTCGAAGATTATTTTCCCAGGATTGCGCCTGGGAGCCGTCGTCCTGCCGGAACGTTTGCTCGATACGTTCCGTGCTTTTAAAAGTTATGGGGATACGTCGCTGCTGTCCCAAGCGGCGCTTGAAATTTATATTAGCAACGGAATGTATGAACGGCATAAACAGAAGATTTACAGCCAGTATGAAACCCGAATGCAAGCCCTGAATGCGGCTGTGCAGCGATACGAGGGAGCCGGATGGATTGAAGCCGTGCCTGGCGACGGCGGCATATATAAGCTGTTTAAGCTGCCGCAGACCGTTAACCTGGAGCGGTTGATCAGGCGGCTGAAAGAGCGGAACATTCATGTGGTGTCCGGCAAGCTGTTCTATCTATCTAACAACCTTATGCGCGAGAAGTTTATACGTATCAGCATTTCCAGAGCACGATTGGATCAGATTGAGGAAGGGGTTCAAGCGATCGTTGAGGAAGTGAAGCGGGAAGAAGGCAATCTATGGTGA